The Arvicola amphibius chromosome 11, mArvAmp1.2, whole genome shotgun sequence genome has a segment encoding these proteins:
- the LOC119826898 gene encoding 60S ribosomal protein L29-like, with amino-acid sequence MAKSKNHTTHNQSRKWHRNGIKKPRSQRYESLKGVDPKFLRNMRFAKKHNKKGLKKMQANKAKAASARAEAIKALVKPQVVKPKVPKGPSRKHTRLAFIAHPKLGKRIRSYMARGRRLQKTKPKVQAKAEALAAAQAPKGAQAPVKAP; translated from the coding sequence ATGGCCAAGTCcaagaaccacaccacacacaaccagtcccggaaatggcacagaaatggcatcaagaaacccCGGTCACAAAGATACGAATCTCTCAAAGGGGTTGaccccaagttcctgaggaacatgcgTTTTGCCAAGAAGCATaacaagaaaggcctgaagaagatgCAGGCAAATAAAGCAAAGGCCGCGAGTGCACGTGCGGAGGCCATCAAGGCCCtggtgaagccccaggtggtgaagCCCAAGGTGCCAAAGGGCCCCAGCCGCAAACACACCCGTCTCGCTTTCATCGCTCACCCCAAGCTTGGGAAGCGGATTAGAAGCTACATGGCCAGGGGTCGTAggctccaaaaaacaaagcccaaggttcaagccaaggcagaggccttagctgcagctcaggctcccaaaggTGCTCAGGCCCCTGTGAAGGCCCCATAA